From the Euphorbia lathyris chromosome 6, ddEupLath1.1, whole genome shotgun sequence genome, one window contains:
- the LOC136232614 gene encoding protein BIIDXI: MAQPSTRTRCFASSLIFFALSATAILGEDGPVVNGNFETRPANGFPSEAITDGPSEIPDWKSKGTVELVSSGQKQGGMILIVPEGTHAVRLGNDAEISQELTVEKGSIYSVTFSAARTCAQLESLNVSVPPASASQTIDLQTLYNVQGWDPYAWAFEAEEEKVNLVFRNPGMEDDPTCGPIIDNIAIKKLLPPEKPKDNAVLNGDFEEGPWLKNVSLGVLLPTNLDDGTTPLPGWIVESNRAVRFIDSDHFAVPGGKRAVELLSGKEGIISQMVETTADKAYTLSFALGHAEDKCKQPLAVMVFAGDQAQNVHYTPDSNSTFQTANLNFTAKADRTRIAFYSIYYNTRTDDMSSLCGPVVDDVRVWFSGARRIGFSGLGFGLGLWALILVLV, from the exons ATGGCTCAACCCTCAACTAGAACCAGATGCTTCGCTTCTTCTCTCATTTTCTTCGCTCTATCAGCTACTGCTATACTTGGAGAAGATG GGCCGGTGGTAAACGGTAATTTCGAAACGCGGCCAGCTAACGGATTCCCGAGCGAGGCGATAACGGACGGGCCAAGTGAAATTCCGGACTGGAAATCAAAGGGTACCGTAGAGCTAGTATCTTCGGGGCAAAAACAGGGTGGGATGATCCTCATAGTACCGGAGGGTACACACGCAGTGAGATTGGGTAACGATGCAGAGATCAGCCAAGAACTGACGGTGGAGAAAGGATCAATATACTCCGTGACCTTCAGTGCGGCTCGCACGTGCGCGCAGCTTGAGTCGTTGAACGTATCGGTGCCACCTGCATCAGCATCACAGACGATAGACTTGCAGACATTGTATAATGTACAGGGTTGGGACCCCTACGCGTGGGCTTTCGAGGCAGAAGAGGAGAAAGTGAACTTGGTTTTTAGGAATCCGGGTATGGAGGATGACCCGACTTGTGGACCCATCATTGATAACATTGCTATTAAGAAACTTTTACCACCTGAGAAACCCAAAG ATAATGCAGTACTAAATGGTGACTTTGAGGAAGGTCCATGGCTTAAAAACGTTTCGCTAGGAGTCTTGCTCCCCACAAACCTTGACGACGGAACAACTCCATTGCCCGGTTGGATTGTCGAATCAAACAGGGCGGTTCGGTTCATTGATTCGGACCATTTTGCAGTTCCAGGAGGCAAACGAGCAGTTGAATTACTCTCAGGCAAAGAAGGCATAATTTCCCAAATGGTTGAAACAACAGCTGACAAAGCATACACCTTATCATTTGCATTAGGCCATGCTGAGGACAAATGCAAGCAGCCATTAGCAGTGATGGTGTTTGCCGGAGACCAGGCGCAAAACGTTCATTACACACCGGATTCAAATTCGACATTCCAAACTGCAAATCTGAATTTCACAGCCAAAGCTGATAGAACCAGAATTGCATTCTACAGCATATATTATAACACAAGGACTGATGATATGAGCTCCCTGTGTGGGCCTGTGGTAGATGATGTTAGGGTATGGTTTTCTGGAGCTAGAAGAATTGGGTTTTCTGGGCTTGGGTTTGGACTTGGGCTTTGGGCGTTGATTTTGGTTCTGGTTTAG